The Lepeophtheirus salmonis chromosome 13, UVic_Lsal_1.4, whole genome shotgun sequence genome segment tgaGCTAAGCAAACCATGATTGAACACATTATATACCTTTTTGTACAGGTAAACTCATCATGCTTCGTCTAAACATTTTCACTTTTAGAAATTATCGtcggaaaaaagaaaaaacaacacttaTTGTACTTAGACTCGAGGATCTCAGAGTTTTGATAATTCCAAACCCCttcatttaatcaaaatgtaaaattaagaGCAAATCTCCACAAGATAACTTCATACAGTTTTGAAATGTCGAAAAGAAATATCTTGAACGCTTTAATCATCCTGGTTTCATGTGTCTTATTGATGCACTTGGTTCAAGATTATGCATTGAAGAAAAGTACAGAACTCAATAGGAGTTTTCAACCCTTGCCCATGCTCTCGACATTTCAAGTCATTAATCAAGACAAAGAATGGGAAACGGAAGAACAGAAAAAGGAAACAAGTGACAGGAGTATATGGATCTCAATGAGTGTTTGTTGGTCTTCAAATACCAAATATCATGGAAAAGAACAGTTTCCATATACCAAAGCAGCCATAATGTCTTCAACGCTTTGGCATAAACTTACCAAAGCAAAAGTGATACTCCAAGTAGTTTATAGTGAATCGAATATAACAAATgatttaatagaatataaagAAACATTAGAAGGTATTAAGTATGTAATTTTGATTGAaggataaaaatcaattattttacttttttgttttatatttagaagTAGGAGTTCGTGTTATCCTTGTTCCATCAAACAATATGGAGTGTGTCCTCAAAGCACAAATCATCAGAGTCCTGATATTTCAACAACCCTTTGTTCAGCCTAATGACATTGTTGTAACGGCAGACGTTGATGCATTTGTAATGACATCCAACATCACGAAGCCTCTTACCATTCTCTCAACTAAAAAGATTTGGATCTATAGATATCAATTGAGTAAACAAACGGGATATACTTTTATGATGCCATTTATCGGAGCAGTTGCTTCAACCTGGGGAAAAATATTAGATTATGACGAAGCCACTGGCATTCCTGGTATGATTCAaacctacaaaaagaaaatgaaaatgcaGGATTCTTACACATGGGACGTGGACCAACATATTGTTACGCACAGTATTCTTAAGAGTCGTCTTTGTACGTTGCCAAAGGAGAATA includes the following:
- the LOC121127504 gene encoding uncharacterized protein, which encodes MSKRNILNALIILVSCVLLMHLVQDYALKKSTELNRSFQPLPMLSTFQVINQDKEWETEEQKKETSDRSIWISMSVCWSSNTKYHGKEQFPYTKAAIMSSTLWHKLTKAKVILQVVYSESNITNDLIEYKETLEEVGVRVILVPSNNMECVLKAQIIRVLIFQQPFVQPNDIVVTADVDAFVMTSNITKPLTILSTKKIWIYRYQLSKQTGYTFMMPFIGAVASTWGKILDYDEATGIPGMIQTYKKKMKMQDSYTWDVDQHIVTHSILKSRLCTLPKENTLWKEINLEYQEVDDKATCWHGGGIYEDCNNKLTARNLMIRYQGSECKWWHFYPDETEVDLKAKFKEIMSGEVGNRFIDALLNASKKIQLKTFGKILMFK